The sequence AAATGAATTGATTTTATAATAATACCTATCAACTAGGAAAAGCTCTTTACTCTCTTTTAGCGATTCGCTAAAGATGCCCCCTTTAAAATAAACTTTAAAATCTTTTCTGGAAAGGTGTTGAATTAATATGAAATCACTAAGGTTTCCTTCGGGCTCGATCAGCAAACTGATCTCAATCGTTTCCTTATTCATGTTTACTGCAAGTCAAGCATTCGCAGCAGGCGAAGCAGATTTAAAACTGCCTCCACTTGATGTGCCGTTTATCGTCGGTGGCATGGAAATCAGTGGAACTGCGATTCTCTATTTTGGAATTCTGGTTTCACTACTTGGAATGCTTTTTGGTTTTATCGAGTTTGGCCGCGTGCGTGCACTTCCCGCTCACAAGTCAATGCTTGAAGTATCAGCACTGATTTACGAAACATGTAAAACCTACTTGTTGCAACAAATTAAGTTCCTTGTCGTACTCGAAATCTTAATCGGCGCCTGTATCGTTTATTACTTCTCGGCGTTGATGCACTTTGAAACTAGTAAAGTAATGTTAATTTTACTTTGGTCAATTCTGGGGATTGCCGGATCAGTTGCTGTCGCCTGGTTTGGTATTCGCATGAATACTTACGCAAATAGCCGCACCGCGTTTGCCGCTCTTGAAGGTAAACCATATCCGGTAATGGACATCCCACTTCGTGCCGGAATGTCAATCGGAGTGCTCTTAATCTGCGTTGAACTCTTGATGATGACAATCATTTTATTATTTGTTCCGGCAGCAAGCGCTGGCGCGTGTTTCATTGGTTTTGCAATTGGCGAATCTCTTGGCGCATCAGCACTACGTATCTGCGGCGGTATTTTTACTAAAATTGCTGATATTGGTTCGGATTTAATGAAAATCGAATTCAATATTAAGGAGGACGACGCACGTAATCCTGGCGTAATTGCAGATTGCACTGGCGATAACGCTGGCGACTCAATTGGACCTACAGCTGACGGCTTTGAAACTTACGGTGTAACAGGAGTGGCCTTAATTACCTTCATTACACTTGCCGTAGGTGTGACTATGGATACCTCAGGTAATCTAATCCGCGGTGTGAACGCTGACCACTACCAGTCAAAACTAATCATCTGGATTTTTGCAATGCGCTTCCTGATGATTATTACTTCACTTGCTTCGTACTGGATCAACGGTGCCGTATGTAAAGCCAAATATGGTAACGCTCCAAAGTTTGATTTTGAAATTCCTTTAACTTCACTTGTCTGGGTTACCTCAATTGTTTCAATTTTAGTGACTTATTCAATCAGTAGCTTGTTGCTAGGAGATATGTCTCACGGCTTATGGTGGAAACTTTCTACAATTATTAGCTGCGGAACAGTTGCCGCCGCGGTAATTCCAGAATTTACTAAAGTTTTTACTTCAGCCAAATCTAAACACGTTGCTGAAATTGTCAGTGCTTCACGTCAAGGTGGCGCATCGTTAACGATTCTTTCCGGACTTGTAGCTGGTAACTTCTCAGCATTCTGGAAGGGCATGACCATGGTAGCGTTGATGCTCGTTGCCTTCTTAGCCTCTTCAGCCCAAGCTGGCGGACTCGGCGAATACATGATCTATCCTACTGTATTTGCGTTTGGTCTTGTGGCCTTTGGCTTCTTAGGCATGGGCCCAGTGACAATTGCTGTTGATAGCTATGGTCCAGTCACCGATAACGCGCAGTCTGTCTTTGAACTTTCGCAGATTGAATCACTGCCCAATATCTCTAAAGAAATTCAGGCAGAGTATGGATTCACTCCTAACTTTGAAAAAGGCAAACACTTATTAGAAGAAAACGACTCAGCCGGAAATACCTTTAAGGCAACTGCAAAGCCAGTCTTAATTGGAACTGCTGTGATTGGGGCAACTACAATGATTTTCTCAATCATTCTACTCTTACATCTTAAACTCGATTTGCTTGATCCACGAGTACTACTCGGCATGGTCACTGGTGGAGCAGTAATCTTCTGGTTTACAGGCGCTTCAATGCAAGCTGTTACAACCGGTGCTCACCGCGCAGTTGAATACATTAAGAAAAACATTAAGCTCGATGGCTCAACCAAAGCATCAGTTAGCGACTCCAAAGAAGTTGTGCGAATTTGCACACAATACGCTCAGGCCGGAATGCTCAACATTTTCGGTGTAGTATTTTGCTTTACTCTGGCTTTTGCCTGCTTTGATGCAACTTTCTTTGCAAGCTATCTGATCTCAATTGCTATTTTTGGCCTATTCCAAGCGATGTTTATGGCTAACGCCGGCGGTGCATGGGATAACGCTAAGAAAGTCGTTGAAGTTGACTTGAAAGAAAAAGGCACACCACTACACGCCGCAACTGTCGTTGGCGATACAGTCGGTGACCCTTATAAAGACACTTCCTCAGTTGCTCTTAATCCAATCATCAAGTTTACAACTTTGTTCGGATTGCTTGCTGTGGAGATTGCCGTGTCATCTCAAGATGTTGCAATTTGGATCGGCTCTGTTCTTTTTGCGATTGGGCTTTTCTTCGTCTATCGTAGCTTCTACGGTATGCGCATTAAAGCTTGAAAAATTAAATAGTTATTCACATCTTTAAAAGCGGCAGTAGAATGAATATTCTACTGCCGCTTTTATTTTTCTGATTTTTTTCGCCCACCCTACTTTCATAAAGATGAAGAAACAGGTACAATCCTTGCTTATACCTGAGTAGGTGCACAATTTGGAATCCACCAATTCAAACACAAAGCATCTAACAGCAACTGTTAATCACAGTGGAGACGCACTTATGATTACTAATAGCAGAGAAAGACTCACTTCAGTCTCTTTAAGCCCACTCATGCGCGCCTGCGCTATCGGCCATGTCTCAGCAGTAAAACACCTGATCGATGAAGGCGCTGACGTTAACGAACGCGGCCCACGCGGCTCAACACCACTCATGTTTGCCGTCTCCGGCGGACATCGCGATATCGTCGAAATGCTTCTCGCTCAAAATGAACTCGACCTCTCAGCCCGCGAACAAGGCGGCTGGACAGCAATCGACCATGCCGAAGCTGATCGCGACTTTCGCCTGGCAAGGATTCTGCGCGAAAACGTCGAACGCCGTCGCCGCGCCCATTAATCGGGCCGATCTTGGCCAAGTTCTTCAGAACGGGATATTGCTGCGGTCCGCACATATTTCAATATGCTTACGGTCCTCGCAATTCCCGTTCTTCGAACTTGCCTCAACCTCGGCCCGATTAATGGGCGCGGGCCCACTAACTTTTTACGTCGCGCCTTAGGCGCGCCAATAATGCTGCGCGAAAAAGAAAAAGTTAGCAAAAAGAAAACGGTTAAATTTTCTTCGAAAATTTTAAGAATCAATAATACGCAACCGTTCTTCGAACTTGCCTCAACCTCGGCCCGATTAATGGGCGTGGACGCCTAAGTCCTGTCAGTTGTGACTGCGTAAGCTGGAGAGCTTTCGATTCGTTGCGAATTCATTTCATTCATTCGCAACTCACTCCTCTCGGCCTGAGCCCTCGGGTCGAAGGCAAGATCGCAAGCATGCATAACATTACTTTGGCGCGGCGTAACTCACCCAACCTTACGGTCGTGCGGCTGACCAAAAGAAATACGATACGGAGATTCTTGCTGCAGATTATAAACACAGGCTAGACCAACACGATGCCCATTCTTAGCATTAATCGCATCAATCGCTTGAAATAGATTTTCATCATTACGCAAAGGTGCACTAAAAAGCGTAATCTGCTGATAACCGTGAGGAGCTAAATCATAAAAACTTAAGATCACTTGGGTAGGATTATAATCCGCTAAGCTTGGCATTTGCTTAAGTTCTTGATCGACTCGCGGAATCCACGTCAGATCGCTATTACTATAACAATCAAGCCGAATCTCTACGTGCCAAACTTGCTTGTCTCGATACGCTCCAGCTTTGCGATACTTAATTGCTAAAGACATTTTCTTAGCTGCTTGAGCATAACTCCGTAGCCGCCTCAGGGCTTTAGAAGTTAGGCGAAAAGCAATGTCACGCGAACCCTGAACAGTGCGAAATTTCGGCGGAAGCACATGCGACTGACTGACAGATTTCTTCGGAGCGTCATCCTGCATGCCATAATCAGTGGCTAAATTCCCACGCAACATGTAATACCAACGATCGCCAACTACTCCACCCCAAATTTGGTGAAGCTTGCGAGGGGAGGCATTCCACAATTCCTCAACAGTTAAAATGCCGTGCTGCCTTAAACGTATTTCCATGCGCGGGCCAATCCCCGGAAGGTCGCGCAAGCTGCATTTAAAAAGTAAGGAAGTATAGTCGCCTTGAAAGACCGTGAACCCATCAGGCTTTTTAACTTCGGCAGCAACCTTGGCCAAAAATACATTTGGTCCAATGCCAATTGAAGCCAACATAGATTGCCCAAGATCCTTTTTGATTTGCGCTTTGATTTTGCAAACTAAACTGGCAAAAGTTTTTTCCTGCTTTTGCTTAGGACTTAAAACGCAAGCCATTTCATCAATCGAGAGGACGTTAATGGTTGCAAAGTAGTGATTCAGCACTTCAACGAGCTTTTCATGATAAACAACGTAACGCTTGGGACGTGCTACAACAATTTGAATCCCCGGACAGCGAGTCTTTGCCTCAGCAACCGAAGTCCCAGTTTTAATACCAAAACGCCGCGCTTCATAAGAAGCACTCAGAATGCAGGTCGTGTCAGTTAACATGGGCACAACCCCAATTGGAGAATTTCTGTAGGCTGGAACTTCCTGCTGCTCAACACTGGCAAAGAATGCATTCATGTCGATAAAAAGAATTTCGGGAGTAGTCGAGCAAAGAATAGCAGCCATAGAATCACAATATATAAGCTATATTCTATTATAATTCTATATGAAATATAAATCAAATAATATCAAAAATCCTCATACTGCTAGGGCGACACCTTGGGTTTTTGATTTAACTAGTATTAAATGTTAGTAGTCCATATTTAGCATTTGCTGATTCTAAATTTTAAATATGAGTAGAAGCTTAATTTTTAATTTAAGCTCTCTTTAAAATTTTCGTTGAAACTACGTGTTTTTCTTTCATATGCAGTTTGCACGCGGAATTTTTACGGAGAGCTAGATACTTTTTAGCAAGGTTTTCTACAAGAAATTTCGATCAGAGTGGAGACGAAAGTCGTTTACGACAATTTTCTCCTCCATTCTGGGGGAAATCCATAGCCGAACGGGCTTAAAGCGTGATCAACAACATCATGGTCAATCAACAACAACCTTCTGCGCTCGTGCTTAGCGCTGCGCAGCCGTTTCGTCATCTGCCAGGGGTTAGAGTGTCTTACCTTTTGCCTCACCGGAATCCTTCTGGAAATGAATGTGCTCCGGCCTTCAATAACGAAGGTGCAAACTGGGAACTGCGTCAAGGCCCCAAGCGAAGGACATGGAATGTCTGGGTAGAAGGCAAACTCAGATTTTTTGCACTTAGCAAGCAAGACGTGCTTCTTCTCGATCCGACTACAGGAACGCCTGTTTCTCTATGGAAGTTTCCACACACACCATACGAGAAGCTCGTTCATAGCTGTGGAAGTGGCATGGACCCACGACGCCTTTCGGTAACTGACAAACCAGTTGGATTACCCTATAGGCTTTGTAAGGAAGGACAAGAAATCCTAGGGGAAAGTAACCTTCCAGGGCATCGGCAGTTTTTCCTTCCAGGTGTTAGATTCGCAGGAGTCCGATTGCACATTGTCGGCAGGAACTGTCAGATCTCGCCGGTAGTTAAGGGTTGGAGTGTGCTGGGCTTTCAGGTTGAAGGCGCTGACATCATCTGCCTAACCGGAGATCCGATCCTGGAGACGATTGTGCTCAACCCTCGAGTCAGCGAAGAAACGTTTAAGGACTTCTGGCTAGCTTTACGCATGAAGCTACAGATTGGTGGATGGCACCTCTAAATTGCGTCACTAAGGCTTGTGCCTCATGACATCACGTTTCACAAATCAAGTTCACACATCAAGATCACCATCGCAGAACGAAGTAGTTCTGTAAAAATTTAGAGTTAATCTTCAATTAGAGTGGATTAATTCATTAAGGAATCGATGGGAGAGAAGTGTAAACGAAACTTTTTTATAAAAAGTATCTAAAATCTCCCGATCTTCAATTGTATGAACACTTATTCTTGGTTATAAAACTGCTTGTCTATGCAAAAACACTTAAGCTCAAGCGCTGAAAAAGTACAACAAGCTCTAACAGAACTTGGAGTTGAT comes from bacterium and encodes:
- a CDS encoding sodium-translocating pyrophosphatase, producing the protein MKSLRFPSGSISKLISIVSLFMFTASQAFAAGEADLKLPPLDVPFIVGGMEISGTAILYFGILVSLLGMLFGFIEFGRVRALPAHKSMLEVSALIYETCKTYLLQQIKFLVVLEILIGACIVYYFSALMHFETSKVMLILLWSILGIAGSVAVAWFGIRMNTYANSRTAFAALEGKPYPVMDIPLRAGMSIGVLLICVELLMMTIILLFVPAASAGACFIGFAIGESLGASALRICGGIFTKIADIGSDLMKIEFNIKEDDARNPGVIADCTGDNAGDSIGPTADGFETYGVTGVALITFITLAVGVTMDTSGNLIRGVNADHYQSKLIIWIFAMRFLMIITSLASYWINGAVCKAKYGNAPKFDFEIPLTSLVWVTSIVSILVTYSISSLLLGDMSHGLWWKLSTIISCGTVAAAVIPEFTKVFTSAKSKHVAEIVSASRQGGASLTILSGLVAGNFSAFWKGMTMVALMLVAFLASSAQAGGLGEYMIYPTVFAFGLVAFGFLGMGPVTIAVDSYGPVTDNAQSVFELSQIESLPNISKEIQAEYGFTPNFEKGKHLLEENDSAGNTFKATAKPVLIGTAVIGATTMIFSIILLLHLKLDLLDPRVLLGMVTGGAVIFWFTGASMQAVTTGAHRAVEYIKKNIKLDGSTKASVSDSKEVVRICTQYAQAGMLNIFGVVFCFTLAFACFDATFFASYLISIAIFGLFQAMFMANAGGAWDNAKKVVEVDLKEKGTPLHAATVVGDTVGDPYKDTSSVALNPIIKFTTLFGLLAVEIAVSSQDVAIWIGSVLFAIGLFFVYRSFYGMRIKA
- a CDS encoding ankyrin repeat domain-containing protein, producing MITNSRERLTSVSLSPLMRACAIGHVSAVKHLIDEGADVNERGPRGSTPLMFAVSGGHRDIVEMLLAQNELDLSAREQGGWTAIDHAEADRDFRLARILRENVERRRRAH